The Sulfolobus acidocaldarius DSM 639 genome has a window encoding:
- a CDS encoding long-chain-fatty-acid--CoA ligase — translation MEIVKGRPSTMNDSYQLNVHKLLEHAARVHGDTEVISDRRLQGGLRHRFTYRQVYERVNRIANAFERELNVAPGDIVGVLDWNDHRYYESYFSLPSIGAVTLELNIRLHPTELGYIIKHTKPKGLLVDDSLLQLAEVLSKEHDFSFILVMSDKPVEEIKTNLRVLGYEELLRSNSPNRPSLTVDERSAATAAFTSGTTGLPKGVFYSHRSIILHAMAVAIGNSLTPSDVGLQIVPMFHANAWGTPFASTMMGMKMIYPGRYTPDTLVEHIVTHKVTVTAGVPTILLEIVRRLQQMGVKTPGLRITSGGSEPPSALAKAFMELGGRVIQGYGATETSPLVSMALPKAELKELSDIERFEKMKQGLPIFGAEVKVVDPITNQELPWDGKSFGEIWLRGPWIAKEYYNDPRSSERFTPDGWWRSGDVGVVDPLGYIRLVDRLKDVIKSGGEWISSIDLENFLMAHPYVREASVVGVPHPKWGERPLAVVSLKPEYQSKDKEEVKKELREHLLKRFAKWQLPDDFIFVDEIPKTSVGKFRKEEIRSKYKDIYMGNG, via the coding sequence ATGGAAATTGTTAAAGGAAGACCCTCAACCATGAATGATTCATATCAGCTTAATGTGCATAAACTACTTGAACATGCAGCAAGAGTTCACGGAGATACAGAAGTAATTTCAGATAGGAGGCTACAAGGAGGTCTACGGCATAGATTCACATATAGACAGGTCTACGAAAGGGTGAATAGGATAGCAAACGCATTTGAAAGAGAGTTGAACGTAGCTCCAGGGGATATTGTCGGAGTCCTGGACTGGAATGACCACAGATATTATGAGTCCTATTTCTCCTTACCGTCAATAGGAGCAGTAACGTTAGAACTTAACATAAGATTACACCCTACAGAGTTGGGCTATATTATAAAGCACACTAAACCTAAGGGTTTACTAGTTGATGACTCTTTGTTACAACTGGCTGAGGTTCTCTCCAAAGAACACGATTTTAGCTTTATCCTAGTTATGAGTGATAAACCTGTAGAAGAAATAAAGACTAACCTTAGAGTTCTAGGTTACGAGGAGTTGTTGAGATCCAATTCTCCTAACAGACCTTCTCTTACTGTTGACGAGAGATCTGCAGCCACTGCAGCCTTTACTTCAGGTACTACAGGTCTGCCTAAAGGAGTTTTTTACTCTCATAGATCCATAATTCTCCATGCAATGGCTGTAGCAATAGGGAACTCTCTAACCCCATCAGACGTTGGTCTGCAAATAGTTCCCATGTTTCACGCAAATGCATGGGGAACTCCTTTCGCAAGTACGATGATGGGAATGAAAATGATTTATCCAGGGAGATATACTCCAGACACATTAGTAGAACACATTGTGACCCATAAAGTAACTGTGACAGCAGGAGTCCCTACTATACTCCTAGAAATCGTGAGAAGATTACAGCAAATGGGAGTGAAAACCCCTGGTTTAAGAATAACTAGCGGTGGAAGCGAACCACCTTCTGCACTAGCGAAAGCCTTTATGGAATTAGGAGGAAGAGTGATTCAGGGATACGGGGCTACTGAAACAAGCCCATTGGTTTCGATGGCTCTTCCTAAAGCGGAATTGAAAGAATTAAGTGATATAGAGAGATTTGAGAAAATGAAACAAGGGTTACCGATTTTCGGCGCAGAGGTAAAGGTAGTTGATCCAATTACTAATCAGGAGTTGCCGTGGGACGGTAAGAGTTTTGGTGAGATCTGGCTTAGAGGACCCTGGATTGCCAAAGAATACTATAATGATCCGAGAAGTTCAGAGAGGTTCACCCCTGATGGTTGGTGGAGGAGTGGTGATGTTGGTGTTGTTGATCCTCTGGGTTATATTAGGCTTGTTGATAGGTTGAAGGATGTGATTAAGAGTGGTGGTGAGTGGATTAGTAGTATTGATTTGGAGAACTTTTTGATGGCTCATCCTTATGTTAGGGAGGCTAGTGTTGTTGGTGTTCCCCACCCTAAGTGGGGTGAGAGACCATTGGCTGTGGTCTCACTTAAACCTGAGTATCAGAGTAAGGACAAGGAGGAGGTAAAGAAGGAGTTAAGGGAGCATCTTTTGAAGAGGTTTGCCAAGTGGCAGTTACCAGATGATTTTATCTTTGTTGATGAAATACCTAAAACTAGTGTTGGTAAGTTCAGAAAAGAGGAGATAAGGAGCAAATATAAGGATATTTATATGGGAAACGGATAA